Proteins from one Nitrosopumilus sp. genomic window:
- a CDS encoding cell division protein FtsZ has product MSFQVKEPVLVIGLGGVGSKLANDAKNTLNSDCLVISNDKKDFPTEGSSIHVTTGSVVNPSVQLIRGSTYNVADEIKSKISGYSTVILMSNLAGKAGSAMAPVVSEICKEEDASLISFAIMPFKYEKDRIFNSGVSLKRVRENSECTIVLDNDSMLESNPDLSPKACYSIANSAVMHVIKSLEASEIASQTNILSTSKDGQNMEDSLRDSLKMLYGNAPPNSIKRSMLYVVGGSNIPVGVINAITNLTAGIVSESNSQIDMTSNVEDSKVVMLSSIQGMTKFDNYDPLGMIPQENTLDWKTPDCSIDCELDLYQLE; this is encoded by the coding sequence ATGAGTTTCCAAGTAAAAGAACCAGTTTTAGTCATAGGCCTAGGAGGCGTAGGCTCAAAATTGGCAAATGATGCAAAAAATACACTAAACTCAGATTGCCTTGTTATTAGTAATGACAAAAAGGATTTTCCTACAGAGGGTTCATCCATACATGTAACAACAGGTTCTGTTGTTAATCCATCTGTTCAATTAATCAGAGGCTCAACTTACAATGTTGCAGACGAGATTAAATCAAAAATTTCAGGTTATTCTACAGTTATCTTGATGAGTAATTTAGCAGGTAAAGCAGGCTCAGCCATGGCACCTGTTGTATCAGAAATATGCAAAGAGGAAGATGCAAGCCTAATCTCCTTTGCAATTATGCCTTTCAAATATGAAAAAGACAGAATTTTCAATTCAGGAGTTTCTCTAAAACGAGTTAGAGAGAATTCAGAATGTACAATAGTTCTTGATAATGATTCAATGTTAGAAAGTAACCCAGATTTGAGTCCTAAAGCATGTTATAGTATTGCAAATTCTGCAGTAATGCACGTAATAAAATCACTTGAAGCATCTGAAATTGCTTCTCAAACAAACATTCTATCAACAAGCAAAGATGGACAGAACATGGAAGACTCTCTTAGAGATTCACTAAAAATGTTATATGGTAATGCCCCACCAAATTCTATAAAACGTTCAATGTTGTATGTGGTAGGAGGAAGCAATATTCCAGTAGGAGTTATCAATGCAATTACAAATCTTACAGCAGGGATTGTCAGTGAAAGTAATTCTCAAATCGATATGACTTCAAATGTAGAAGATTCTAAAGTTGTTATGTTATCATCAATTCAAGGTATGACAAAGTTCGATAATTATGATCCATTAGGAATGATTCCTCAAGAAAATACACTGGATTGGAAAACACCTGATTGTAGTATCGATTGTGAACTAGATTTGTATCAATTAGAATAA